ACATTGGCTGAACTACATGATGTCTTTGTTTTTCCACAGGAAAATACGACTTGAGCTACATTGACCCTGTAGTCATAGGCAGAGGTGTCTTTGAGGTTATCAATGGCTTCATGTGTAAAGTGACGGACGCCATACAAGACATTCTTTGTAGTGTTTTGGACACTTTTTTGGATACTGTGAAAGGTATATATCCGTCATGTTTGGGCAAGAATGTCTCTGTGATGTTGTGGTTGGACTGCGTCATGTAAAGTCAGGAGCAAAAAATTTGTTGTTTCATTTAAACAGTACCAAAAATGACACAGTAACAGACTAAACCTTGACTGGAATGCACTTCCTTTAAAATCGTAGTATTTAGTATGAgatagtctgctaaatgactaaaactaTGTGTTAATGGTACTTCTAAACAGCTGCTCTTCAATGGGTGGGCTTTAACCCCATGATAATCGTGGAGACTGTCTCTGAATGGATGAGCCCACTTTGGGCATACTTATGGAACCTACTGCAAGGTAAAATGCAGTAGAACTTAGTGTAACTTTCTTAAATttagtttaaaaaaagttttctcCTTCCACTATATTTTTGTAACCTTCAAAACTTTCTATAACCttcaaaaacacaatttgcGTCAGTTTACTTTGACTACAATTAAAGTGTTTAAGGTGTTTTGTTCCACCGGCACATAACTTTCGGTTTGAATTCCATCCTGGGTTTTTCAGGCATCCTAGATGTGAAGTTCAGTCCCATGACGGTTCTCACTAGAACAGTGGACATAATCATTGAGCAGAAGAACATTCTTGTGGACTACCTCTCCCACTTGCTAATGGGAGACCAAGGTATTGTTTTGCCTTTGACTTTCCTTCAACGAacaacagtgtgtctgtgtgtaaatctatattgtatactgtacaagCAAAGAATGGAAAGCTTTACCGAATTTAGAGCTTGTTTAGAAGGAGATTTATACTTGCTATGGGATGACTTTTCATGAGGGCAGAAGCTAACCTGCTGATATTTCCAAGGGGTCATTCCAGACATATCCTTTGACCCGATGCAAGTGGTCACAGATGCCATGGTGGAGATCACAGACAAGAGGAACACATTTCTGGCTTATCTGTCAAACATGATCATGGATGACAAAGGTATATTCTTCACCAGATTACAATATTATTGATAATTGAATGTTGGTATGTCTTTTCTGGGGGTTAGTGGATGTTGTTAATTAATTCAACTGCTTCTTAAAACATCCACTTACCTCGAAACCCCTTCCCCCGTGCCACATGACACCATTCAGTTACAAAGCAATTCCTGTTAGTAATGTGAGTCGTAATGTTTTAACAATATTGACCTATATTAGTTAcgtggtagttaatgtaaccttaatgtagaGTGTTGCCAATGTCTGTTCACTTACTGTAGGTGAATCTACACCATCTGAGATACATCTTATTAGGAGGAAAGGTCAGTAGTATTAATTGCTTTTTTTCTAGCCTTGTTTTGGTATTAGTATTTGATCTAGACACATATCCTCGTAAAATGTTTTCTTGATTCTGCATATATCCACTGATTATTGTCTCTTTATCCAATCCAAGGAGAGTTTCTACCACCTTTGGAAAAAGGTAAGCACTGTTATTTGCCCAGTTTATGACAAAGTTTTACAAAACTTGCATTTGCCATAGATAATTTGGAATCGATCAATAGAAGTTATTTCTTATAGTTGGTTTGGTTAGATTGGTTTGGTTGTCCTGTTTGTGGCAGTTACATCACAATGAATGAAGAGTTGTGTTTGCCATCACATTTGCTGTCAAACATATTTTTATCTATTTAAGACTGAACTTGCATATACCGTACATTACTGATCAAATTCTATTTTCATTCATCACTACACATGACTGCATGGGCAAACATCTGTGAACCAAGTCAATTAATCCCTTTCTGTTTAATTTAGTGTGAAATCATAAATACGTCAAGGCATGgtcattattttatgttaatgccGTGGTACAAACAATATAATAAACACATGACTGTGTGGTTTTTGACTTGTTGACTGCATATGTTATGTTTCATTTCTGTCGCAGTTTGTTCATTAAAAAACGGTTTTGTGATAATCTTCTGGCATTCCATGATTTCTGCACTCATTTGCACTGACATTGGTGTGCATATCAGTATTAGAGTGTACTGCATGAAAGGTCTTTGTGAAATGTGAACCTGGAATTGCATTTCTCCTCATGTCTTCACATCGCTGTTCCCACTCCAGCATTTTTCCAGCAACTTCTCTTTAACTTACTGATGAGTGACACCTGTTGTGTTGGATGGAATGTATTTCTTATATATCTTTTCCTTGGAATCTTTCATTTGTTCCCGCAATACTGCCACATGTGGTATGCATACAGTACGTTCTCTACGACTAACTTTACAAAGGATCGTGTACATAGGTGTCCACGGTTACCATATTCACCTCCCTCCATAAATTCAGTGTCCTAAACCCTGTGTTTGCATCTGCAACCTCTCACCTGTGACGAATGCTAATGGTGTTGTGTGGGGAGTGATAGAAACCAGTGACAGATAAAATGACTTGATGACACAGTTGCAGAACTGACACACACCAAAGAAGAGGACAAGATCAGTGTTCCTTCAGAGACGGAGAAGGAGAAATACGATGCAGCATCCATGGAGGATGtgaaagaggcagaggaggaccatggtatttaaaaaatatatgtttactTGATATACTAATTTGGCTTGTATCGACGAGAATCAGCTTCTGACAAGATATAGAACATGCTTGAGTAAGACACTCAATGTTTTCCTATTACGTCACTGATGTAGACAAAGATGATGAAGGAAATAGAGATCATGGAGAACCACTGGATGAAGAAGTCTCTGATGGTGGCGGCATGGAGGCAGAGTTGCAGGAAGAGGATGCCGACGAGACCAAGAACACGGAACATAAGCAGAAGAGGAATGTCCGCATAACCTACGAGAGGGTACGAAGAATAGGCTCAAAGGCCCACTTGAAAAAGGATAAAGAGCAACCAGAAGAGACAGATCATCAAGTCaaggtagaggaagagaagatagaaggagaggtggtggaagaagagaaggaaccACAGGAGGAGGCCCAACCCTTAGAGAAGGCTGTTGAGGCAGAAGATGACCATCAGGatgaaggaagagaagaaactaagaaacaggaggaggagaaagagaagactgGGGATCTTCATTTCAAACACCAGGTGGTATTAGAAGCTGGTGGTGACCAGGAACAGGACATGACAGGCATTGAACAAGATAAGGAAGGAGAGCAGGCTGTCGTAGAAGaggcagaagaggagaaggaggcaaaggagcagaagaaagaggaaaagcCTGGGAAGGAAGAggcaaaggaggaggaggaaccagCAAATGAagaggtgaaagaggaggagaaggaagagcaaCCAGTGAAGGAAGACAAGGCTGCCATAGAAGaagtggtggagaaggaggagctgaagaaggagaagaaagaagaagagccTGCAAAGGAAGaggtgatgatggaggaggaggatccaATGAAGGAAGAGGTCtcaaaggaggaggaagaaaaggtggaggtgaagagggagaaggaagagaaggataaggagatagaggaagaagagaaacatGAGCCAGTGAATGAAGAGGATGATCACGTCGTCCTGACAACTGAAAAGCTTGATGCTGTTGACATCATGACTGGTATTGCatctgaagaggaggaggaagaaaaggaaacAACACCTCCTGTTACTGATGATGAAGATTACTCTGACATCATTGATGATgatgaaaacaacaacaacagcgaaAGCAAGAAAACAGAACCCAAACGGAAGAGGAATGTCCATATTCCTTATGAGCGAATAAGGAGTATCGGATCAAGGGCCCATCTCAAACTTGATGAAGAGGCCCCCAAGGTGGAAGATTACCAAGGCAAAGACACAAAGGATGACAAAGGTATAtagattttatataaaaaattgATAATTGAATGAGCAAAGATGATCAAAGATTGTCAAAGATTGTGCAGTAGTACaaatggtgagtgtgtgaacaAATGAAAGCATGCATTTTTGTTACCCATCTGTAACATTTGTTTCCAAGGAAAGTTGTTAATCTTAAATGGCTGTCAGTAGCATAGCTATGCTAGTTTTGGTGACAAGttagttaaaataaatatttgttttgACTGTTGAGTTTGCGCAACTAACATTTTGGACTTGACGTTTTAGTGCATACACTTACAAATGTTTATTTCAAAGATTAAAGTGTAAAAAGGCTCAACATGATATATTTAATATCAGTGTTAGCCATTTTCATGTTTGGGACATGACATTCTAATATGACCTATAAATAGAACATTAGTTAAATATGAGTTCTGAGTTGGAATCTTTCCACGAAAATCCATGAGCTTACTGTCCAACCTTTAATGGTTCATGACATAGTTTTCTCAGACAATTAATAAAGTATACTGTAAATTTGACTAAATCATTACAGAATTGTTTTGATTGAGAGTCGTATAGTGACTTTGATTACCTAGgtcgtttttttaaacaaaatattattttaCCTGTGGTGTGAATAACAGAAGGGAAACAACATCTTGGATGAAACCTTGAAGTACACACATAGCCTTTCAAAAGCTACAGTGTTGTGTTCATCCAGTGTCTTgacacactgcaaaaaaaaatgttttatcacTCAGAACAACCCCACTTTGCAACACTACTGTGCCAAATACAGCAGCATCCAATCCAATAGCTGCAATATGATTTATGAACTTCAaatcaatttattttattttttatcacagtTCCTTGTCATATTTTATGTGTATTCATATACTACAGTAACATTGATGTGATTACTATGGAATTTAACTATAATAGTTGATGCCTTAAGTATCCTTTAACTTTGTATGCATGTACTTCGAATGATTCCCAGAACTACATGGTTATTATATCACCTAACCCTGCCTATGGTTAGAATCAGCAGAGTTCTTCTGCTGAATAAACGTACATGTATGTTATGTAGTTCTCAGGGAATCAACAGAAAGACGAGCAAAACAAGAGGTAGAGGAGGTTCTTAAAGGTAAGAAAGACTAGTTTCCCCATTTCATGACAAAAGCTGCAGTGCCAAAATATTTTTCATCTGATACCAAACACATGTATTATCTTATGGTGTTTGTTGTTGCTTATAGATCTCAGGGCTGCACAGGTCAGAAAATTGGAGAGAGTGCAAAGGAGGAAAGAGaatgaagagaaaaaagagaaacctGTGAAACTCGAGAGAAAgtctgagaaagagaaggaggaagagcttTCTGAGGAAAAGATTGAAGAGGCTAAGACCAGTGTGAAAAAGGCAGAAAAGCTACAGCCTAAAGGTAATATGCTGTACCTTGGCATTTTCTACTGTATTAAAGTGTCTTTCAGGATGCTATGAGATTTCTGCTGCATATGCTATACATGATGTTGTGCAGCACTGTGGACAAGTAATCCAAGTGTCATATTACACTTAATTTAATGACTTGTCCGTTGCTTTGCTTATACAGGATGTGCTGCTGCATGCACTTCCAGTCCACTTCCATTTTTAACATTATGaatcacatgacacacacacacacagacacatacaaacacatgtacacacacaaatacactggcacataatttatttttaaacaatGTTTGTTATTTCATAAAACAGATGAACTTCTGAAGAAGTCTGCCGAAGAAATAAAAGCAGTGAACGAGACTGGGCCTCTGAGGAGGAGATTTGCTCACCAGACTAAAATTACAGGTGGGCCGTCAAGACACTGTGTGGAAATACAATCATGTTTGACGTGAGCTAGGACTGAAATTGAGTAGGCCTACGTACGGTACATCATGTCAATAAATGTACTTAATTGTTATTTAAAGTTAAAATAAAATCAAAAACTGAAAAGGAGATGGAGGATGTTGTTGGACAACTTTTTGCATATCTATTCCATCACATTTTATCTATGTATTGTTATTTTCATGCGTGTCAATTCATTACTGTCCTCTGCTTAAACTACAGCCACTGAACCCAAGATGACAGTCAAGGAGTTGAAGGATGTGAAGGCCTACAAAACAGAGTCTGACAAGAAAGAGGTGAAGTCCGAGATGGAAGCCATCAAGATTGATGAGGAGGTGAAGCCAGAGAAAAAAGTGTTTGGCAAAAAAGTGGTAAAGGCCAAAAAGGAGGTTGAGGCCAAAGTGACATCAGAGAAAATAGAGGCTCACAAAAAAGAGACCAAGGCTGACAAGAAAGAGGTGAAGCCCGAGAAGGAAGCCATCAAGACTGATAAGGAGGTGAAGGCAGAGAAAGAAATGGTTGACAAAAAAGAGGTAAAGGCCGAAAAGGAGGTTGAGGCCAAGGTGACATCAGAGAAAATAGAGGCTCACAAAAAAGAGACCAAGGCTGACAAGAAAGAAGTGAAGCCCGAGAAGGAAGCCATCAAGACTGATGAGGAGGTGAAGCCAGAGAAAAAGGTGTTTGGCAAAAAAGTGGTAAAGGCCGAAAAGGAGGTTGAGGCCAAGGTGACATCAGAGAAAATAGAGGCTCACAAAAAAGAGACCAAGGCTGACAAGAAAGAGGTGAAGTCCGAGACGGAAGCCATCAAGACTGATAAGGAGGTGAAGGCAGAGAAAAAAGTGTTTGGCAAAAAAGTGGTAAAGGCCGAAAAGAAGGTTGAGGCCAAGGTGACATCAGAGAAAATAGAGGCTCACAAAAAAGAGACCATGGCTGACAAGAAAGAGGTGAAACCCGAGAAGGAAGCCATCAAGACTGATGAGGAGGTGAAGCCAGAGAAAAAGGTGTTTGGCAAAAAAGTGGTAAAGGCCGAAAAGGAGGTTGAGGCCAAGGTGACATCAGAGAAAATAGAGGCTCACAAAAAAGAGACCAAGGCTGACAAGAAAGAGGTGAAGCCCGAGAAGGAAGCCATCAagactgaggaggaggtgaagccaGAGAAAAAAGTGGTTGACAAAAAAGAGGTAAAGGCCGAAAAGGAGGTTGAGGCCAAGGTGACATCAGAGAAAATAGAGGCTCACAAAAAAGAGACCAAGGCTGACAAGAAAGAGGTGAAGTCCGAGACGGAAGCCATCAAGACTGATAAGGAGGTGAAGGCAGAGAAAAAAGTGTTTGGCAAAAAAGTGGTAAAGGCCGAAAAGGAGGTTGAGGCCAAGGTGAcatcagagaaaaaagaggcTCACAAAAAAGAGATTGAGgctgaaaagaaagaaatgaagcCTGAGAAGGAAGCCATCAAGACTGAGGACGAGGTGAAGGCAGAGAAAAAAGTGGTTGACAAAAAAGTGGTAAAGGCCGAAAAGGAGGTTGAGGCCAAGGTGACATCAGAGAAAATAGAGGCTCACAAAAAAGAGACCATGGCTGACAAGAAAGAGGTGAAACCCGAGAAGGAAGCCATCAAGACTGATGAGGAGGTGAAGCCAGAGAAAAAGGTTTTTGGCAAAAAAGTGGTAAAGGCCGAAAAGGAGGTTGAGGCCAAGGTGACATCAGAGAAAATAGAGGCTCACAAAAAAGAGACCAAGGCTGACAAGAAAGAGGTGAAGCCCGAGAAGGAAGCCATCAagactgaggaggaggtgaatcCAGAGAAAAAAGTGGTTGACAAAAAAGAGGTAAAGGCCGAAAAGGAGGTTGAGGCCAAGGTGACATCAGAGAAAATAGAGGCTCACAAAAAAGAGACCAAGGCTGATAAGAAAGAGGTGAAGCACGAGAAGGAAGCCATCAAGACTGATAAGGAGGTGAAGGCAGAGAAAAAAGTGGTTGACAAAAAAGAGGTAAAGGCCGAAAAGGAGGTTGAGGCCAAGGTGACATCAGAGAAAATAGAGGCTCACAAAAAAGAGACCATGGCTGACAAGAAAGAGGTGAAGTCCGAGACGGAAGCCATCAAGACTGATGAGGAGGTGAAGGCAGAGAAAAAAGTGTTTGGCAAAAAAGTGGTAAAGGCCGAAAAGGAGGTTGAGGCCAAGGTGACATCAGAGAAAATAGAGGCTCACAAAAAAGAGACCATGGCTGACAAGAAAGAGGTGAAACCCGAGAAGGAAGCCATCAAGACTGATGAGGAGGTGAAGCCAGAGAAAAAGGTGTTTGGCAAAAAAGTGGTAAAGGCCGAAAAGGAGGTTGAGGCCAAGGTGACATCAGAGAAAATAGAGGCTCACAAAAAAGAGACCAAGGCTGACAAGAAAGAGGTGAAGCCCGAGAAGGAAGCCATCAAGACTGATGAGGAGGTGAAGCCAGAGAAAAAGGTGTTTGGCAAAAAAGTGGTAAAGGCCGAAAAGGAGGCTGAGGCCAAGGTGACATCAGAGAAAATAGAGGCTGACAAAAAAGAGACCAAGGCTGACAAGAAAGAGGTGAAGCCCGAGAAGGAAGCCATCAAGACTGATAAGGAGGTGAAGGCAGAGAAAAAAGTGGTTGACAAAAAAGTGGTAAAGGCCGAAAAGGAGGTTGAGGCCAAGGTGACATCAGAGAAAATAGAGGCTCACAAAAAAGAGACCAAGGCTGACAAGAAAGAAGTGAAGCCCGAGAAGGAAGCCATCAAGACTGATAAGGATTTGAAGGCAGAGAAAAAAGTGGTTGACAAAAAAGAGGTAAAGGCCGAAAAGGAGGTTGAGGCCAAGGTGACATCAGAGAAAATAGAGGCTCACAAAAAAGAGACCAAGGCTGACAAGAAAGAGGTGAAGCCCGAGAAGGAAGCCATCAAGACTGATGAGGAGGTGAAGCCAGAGAAAAAGGTGTTTGGCAAAAAAGTGGTAAAGGCCGAAAAGGAGGTTGAGGCCAAGGTGACATCAGAGAAAATAGAGGCTCACAAAAAAGAGATCAAGGCTGACAAGAAAGAAGTGAAGCCCGAGAAGGAAGCCATCAAGACTGATAAGGATTTGAAGGCAGAGAAAAAAGTGGTTGACAAAAAAGAGGTAAAGGCCGAAAAGGAGGTTGAGGCCAAGGTGACATCAGAGAAAATAGAGGCTCACAAAAAAGAGACCAAGGCTGACAAGAAAGAGGTGAAGCCCGAGAAGGAAGCCATCAAGACTGATGAGGAGGTGAAGCCAGAGAAAAAGGTGTTTGGCAAAAAAGTGGTAAAGGCCGAAAAGGAGGTTGAGGCCAAGGTGACATCAGAGAAAATAGAGGCTCACAAAAAAGAGACCAAGGCTGACAAGAAAGAAGTGAAGCCTGAGAAGGAAGCCATCAAGACTGATAAGGAGGTGAAGGCAGAGAAAAAAGTGGTTGACAAAAAAGAGGTAAAAGCCGAAAAGGAGGTTGAGGCCATCAAGGAGTCAAAATCCATTAAGGTAGTTAAGCCCAAAGTGACAGCAGAGAAAAAAGAGGGTGACAAAAGAGAGGTGAAGGCCGACAAGAAGCCGGTGAAGGCTGAAAAGGAGGTGATGCCCAAGAAAAAACAAGCTGACCAAAAAGAGGTGAAGGTTGAGATGAAGGAGGTGAGGGCCGAGAAGGAGGGGAAAGTCCCAAAAGGGTCGAAGGCCGACATAAAGCCTACTTTGAAAAAGGCCGATCTTGATGTCAAAGAAACAGGTTAGATCCCTCTACACATCTATGAACACTGATACTTAAATGTGTCAAATAAATCATAAACATATTCTTGTAGTTAAAGTAGGTTTCACAAGGCTCCCATGCTTATCAtacaaaatattatgttgaagtTATGTAGAATTAATTATTAGCCTGATCCTCTGCATCGTCACAACTTTTTTGGGCTTCTAGACGATCCACCTAGAACAATACTTGTCCAGACAAAGGAAGACAAAGAGATCAAACTTCCAAAAGAGAAGGCACCTTATGTTGTTAAGAAAGAAGGTATAGTTTGCCACATTTTTGAGTATATTGCTGGTTTCTCGTAAAACAAAATGGCCTTACTATTGAACATAGTACAGTATGCGAAACAAGTATGTTTTAACGACTTAGCTTGCTTGATGACTAGCACCGTCTGAGACATAATCAAAAAATAAAAACCAGTAttaaaaaagcttttaaaaaacTATATAAATCATACCCAACATACCATAGGCCTATGCCGTACTTTACTATAAAGCAGTTTATATTGTAAAGTATAAGCAGTGCCTTGAACGTTGGCTTTTTGATGTCCATTTGATGTTTTTAGCATAGAAACCTGCAATCAACATCTACTATGTACTCTGACAGTGCCTCTTCTGTTATTTCACTCAATCTTCTGATGATACTGAAATTAACAACCAGGCCTAATTAACAACGTTAGTTTTTCTGTATCATAATCTGCGTAATTTTTTTTTGAGCTTTACACTTGAAAATAATTTGCCTTTTAAATGCAAGTGATTTCAATTTGACAAACTGAAATTTCCTTAATTGCTGAAATAATACTATTAATATTAAATAGGTGCAACTAAAATGGCAGTAGTGAAAGAGGCgaaggaaaaaaagacagaTTGCAAAAAACATTAATCCCAAAAAATTGTGGATTGTTGATTTGACTATTAACCCgttaaaaatattattatatatgataTGCATGTAAATGTATGTCTATTTTCCTATAAGCTAAGGCTACAAACCCTACTTTAGATTCCTCTGAAAAAATAGATATTTTGAGTGGAAAATATGGATTCCAATGTTTTAAAATTTTACTTTTACTGTTACTGTTTAGAAGCAGAAATCGTTAAAGAAAGGACCAAAGCTTCTCCTGCAAAGAAAGGTATCAAATTCCTACAATTTTCCTGTATTCCTTGTAATGTTATGTCACTTGTCACTTATGCAGTATTTGTGGTATTTTCTTTTACTTATAATAGAAGTTGAAGTTGACAAAAAGGCCAAACCTTCTCTAGCTAAGAAAGGTATACAACTGTTTTACTTTTTTATGtgatttaaatgtaaattaatttaATTTGAAATCAAATTCAAATGATCATTTTGTTTAGATACGGAACCTGCAGAACCAACTAAAGTTCCCAAACCAACTCCTCCAAAGAAGGGTAAGAAGGATTTATTTAGACAATATACGATTTTAATTTTATGGATGTGAATGGTGATGACACAGCAAAAAAGTTATTTATTGTGTAAAGAATAGTCTGATGTAAAACCAAATTTGTCTCATCCAGAAACTGAAATTATCAAAGAAAAGACTTTATAAACTTTAAAAAAGAAATTCACAATTCCATTCTGCTGtacacatttatgtatttcaAATCTTGTTTCACTTACAGTCATAATTTTATTTAGAGGTTAAAGCTGTGAGATTAATAACATTCAAGTTGGCTATAATATGTGACAGAAGATGTAACACTtttatcattttattttatgaACTAGAAGCAGAACCTCCAAAAGAGAAGGCCAAGAAGGCAGGTCCTTCTATAAAaggtacacattcacacatttatTTAGTCCTTCAATTTAACCAATGTAGGCTTTCAAACAGCAAACAAACAACCCTTGATCCTATTCAATATCGAAATATACTGCCTTTGGTAACATGAATGTTTGGTGTTGCAGAGACTGCTGCTTCTAAAGAGAAGACCAAGACAGTTGTTGAAAAGAAAGGTAAGACCTTTTAAATTTCACATGTATCGATTAATCATTTTGCAATCTCAGTGCATCACATCAAATCTACTATTCAACGTGCATCTACCATTAGTCCAGTGGTAATGGTTGAGCTTACACATTTGTATGTTATTTTGACAGAGCAAGAGGGCACCCACAAGAATGCTTCTCTTACCAAGGAGAGGGTGAAAGTAGTGCCAATGAATAAAGGTATTCCTTTTTCTTCCCGCTCATAATACCTAACATGTTGAAAGTGATGTCAGTTACTGTTAAAAGTTACTATTAATTGCTGTAGAATACATATACAATGTAGACTAGAGTAAAGTAGGCAGACGTACTAGAGCAGTTGCTATGGTAGCCATTGCTTTGTATCTCTACATTGGCAAACTTGAACAATTTCACTGAACATGTTTTTGGCTGAAGAAACATTGTAACATTTATCCGTCTTAGATCTTGAAGTTACTAAAGAGAGGCCAAAACCAACTACAATGAAGACAGGTATAGTAGAGTATACTgtttacatttaaatatttgtatgtttatttttGCTGAAGGAGGCATTAaagcatactgtactgtatatcctTGTAGAAGCTGTCACATCAAAGGAAAAATTAAG
The Osmerus mordax isolate fOsmMor3 chromosome 9, fOsmMor3.pri, whole genome shotgun sequence genome window above contains:
- the si:ch211-266g18.10 gene encoding axoneme-associated protein mst101(2) isoform X6; its protein translation is MEAAAPQADGHTRETEHMSSPPKAPGFWLLRTLSFSVELLVALAFLLCWIGAGVMMFEIVEYKGVTDIQEIVMDPMKAINEAVDDISNLFNGAQELVPELDPMTAINFATEEITDAKEEFVSYLSDEEGNFYLSYIDPVIIGRGAFEATNDLMCEAGSAIQDTLCAVFDTILDLLKGKYDLSYIDPVVIGRGVFEVINGFMCKVTDAIQDILCSVLDTFLDTVKAALQWVGFNPMIIVETVSEWMSPLWAYLWNLLQGILDVKFSPMTVLTRTVDIIIEQKNILVDYLSHLLMGDQGVIPDISFDPMQVVTDAMVEITDKRNTFLAYLSNMIMDDKGESTPSEIHLIRRKGEFLPPLEKVLRESTERRAKQEVEEVLKDLRAAQVRKLERVQRRKENEEKKEKPVKLERKSEKEKEEELSEEKIEEAKTSVKKAEKLQPKDELLKKSAEEIKAVNETGPLRRRFAHQTKITATEPKMTVKELKDVKAYKTESDKKEVKSEMEAIKIDEEVKPEKKVFGKKVVKAKKEVEAKVTSEKIEAHKKETKADKKEVKPEKEAIKTDKEVKAEKEMVDKKEVKAEKEVEAKVTSEKIEAHKKETKADKKEVKPEKEAIKTDEEVKPEKKVFGKKVVKAEKEVEAKVTSEKIEAHKKETKADKKEVKSETEAIKTDKEVKAEKKVFGKKVVKAEKKVEAKVTSEKIEAHKKETMADKKEVKPEKEAIKTDEEVKPEKKVFGKKVVKAEKEVEAKVTSEKIEAHKKETKADKKEVKPEKEAIKTEEEVKPEKKVVDKKEVKAEKEVEAKVTSEKIEAHKKETKADKKEVKSETEAIKTDKEVKAEKKVFGKKVVKAEKEVEAKVTSEKKEAHKKEIEAEKKEMKPEKEAIKTEDEVKAEKKVVDKKVVKAEKEVEAKVTSEKIEAHKKETMADKKEVKPEKEAIKTDEEVKPEKKVFGKKVVKAEKEVEAKVTSEKIEAHKKETKADKKEVKPEKEAIKTEEEVNPEKKVVDKKEVKAEKEVEAKVTSEKIEAHKKETKADKKEVKHEKEAIKTDKEVKAEKKVVDKKEVKAEKEVEAKVTSEKIEAHKKETMADKKEVKSETEAIKTDEEVKAEKKVFGKKVVKAEKEVEAKVTSEKIEAHKKETMADKKEVKPEKEAIKTDEEVKPEKKVFGKKVVKAEKEVEAKVTSEKIEAHKKETKADKKEVKPEKEAIKTDEEVKPEKKVFGKKVVKAEKEAEAKVTSEKIEADKKETKADKKEVKPEKEAIKTDKEVKAEKKVVDKKVVKAEKEVEAKVTSEKIEAHKKETKADKKEVKPEKEAIKTDKDLKAEKKVVDKKEVKAEKEVEAKVTSEKIEAHKKETKADKKEVKPEKEAIKTDEEVKPEKKVFGKKVVKAEKEVEAKVTSEKIEAHKKEIKADKKEVKPEKEAIKTDKDLKAEKKVVDKKEVKAEKEVEAKVTSEKIEAHKKETKADKKEVKPEKEAIKTDEEVKPEKKVFGKKVVKAEKEVEAKVTSEKIEAHKKETKADKKEVKPEKEAIKTDKEVKAEKKVVDKKEVKAEKEVEAIKESKSIKVVKPKVTAEKKEGDKREVKADKKPVKAEKEVMPKKKQADQKEVKVEMKEVRAEKEGKVPKGSKADIKPTLKKADLDVKETEAEIVKERTKASPAKKEVEVDKKAKPSLAKKDTEPAEPTKVPKPTPPKKEAEPPKEKAKKAGPSIKETAASKEKTKTVVEKKEQEGTHKNASLTKERVKVVPMNKDLEVTKERPKPTTMKTEAVTSKEKLRSAASIKEAGVSHRNVSLTKERVKVVPREAEAPKQKTKPAAPEKETLLKEKTKTSSSKKVLEVPKEKVKTAPVKKEPEVLKEKAVKEEQDVAKEKAKPAPAKKEPDAPKSKTKQESVKKESETLRREEKEKAKTAIKKDTAKTKTRSKTRVPMKKEAEFSHRNISLTKERVKVVALKKVVLEPEATKDKAKPTALKKEPTAKKEKAKSVFVKKDPEATKVVKSAPAEKGTFSHLAAIKPKERVVPPVLRKADISRQKVKSVARKKEPEAQKEKSKSTATKKEPVTMKELKAANIKKGDTKENVKPTSTVTERDVPEKAKTNTVKKVTEDRVLKEKQRLEPAKKADPVESDNLSTEDEMPYFQCFFVDEDDVQYPFYPFSPLQM